A genomic window from Pseudomonas cavernicola includes:
- a CDS encoding tellurite resistance TerB family protein → MNTSDLLEQLLSSGLAQQGGAASRASATQGGLGGLLGGALGDLLGGGAAGGGVSSGGGSQGGLGGLGGLLGGLLGGGAPSGQARSSSGMGYGGLATLGMLAFQAFSAWQQQQASARTSMQPETVNQLTGAAAEEHSHAILRALIAASKADGRIDEQEKKLIYAEIAKLTDDPELQDWLDQEVSRPLDAAQVAQAAQTPEMAAEMYLASVLLVGSQQGGERDYLDELARQLKLDPALKAELEAQLGSGLQG, encoded by the coding sequence ATGAATACCAGCGATTTGCTCGAACAATTGCTGAGCTCCGGGCTCGCTCAGCAAGGCGGCGCGGCTTCCCGCGCCAGCGCTACGCAAGGGGGGCTGGGCGGCCTACTGGGCGGTGCGCTCGGTGACCTTTTGGGCGGCGGCGCTGCTGGCGGTGGTGTCAGCAGCGGCGGTGGCTCCCAGGGCGGTCTGGGCGGTCTCGGTGGCTTGCTCGGTGGTCTGCTCGGCGGCGGCGCGCCGAGTGGTCAGGCCCGCAGCAGCAGCGGAATGGGCTACGGCGGTCTGGCGACTCTCGGCATGCTCGCCTTCCAGGCCTTCAGCGCTTGGCAGCAACAGCAGGCGTCGGCACGCACGTCGATGCAGCCGGAGACGGTCAATCAACTGACCGGCGCTGCAGCCGAGGAGCACAGCCATGCCATCCTTCGTGCGCTGATCGCCGCCTCCAAAGCCGACGGCCGCATCGATGAGCAGGAAAAAAAGCTGATCTACGCGGAAATCGCCAAGCTCACCGACGACCCCGAGTTGCAGGACTGGCTGGATCAGGAAGTCAGTCGCCCGCTCGATGCGGCGCAAGTCGCACAGGCGGCGCAGACGCCGGAAATGGCCGCAGAGATGTACCTGGCCAGCGTGCTGCTGGTCGGCAGTCAGCAGGGCGGCGAGCGCGACTATCTGGATGAACTGGCTCGCCAGCTCAAACTCGACCCGGCACTGAAGGCCGAGCTGGAAGCGCAGCTCGGCAGCGGACTGCAAGGTTGA
- a CDS encoding tellurite resistance TerB family protein, with amino-acid sequence MNTRGLLDQLLKSGQDLLQNKAGARQGGAAGGAGGLGDLLSGGAAGGLGSLLSGAGGGALAAGAMGLLLGNKSARKLGGKALTYGGLAALGVIAYKAYGNWQAQQANAPQGEPQTLDRLPAPQVEQHSQAILKALVAAAKADGHVDARERQLIEGELSKLTHDQELQRWLETELNKPLDPVDVARAAQTPEMAAEMYLASLLMVDEEHFMERAYLDELARQLKLEPGLKTELENQARQALQSPV; translated from the coding sequence ATGAATACGCGTGGTTTACTCGATCAACTGCTCAAATCCGGTCAAGACCTTTTGCAGAACAAGGCGGGTGCTCGCCAGGGCGGCGCGGCCGGGGGTGCGGGTGGCTTGGGTGATTTGCTCTCGGGCGGCGCGGCTGGCGGTTTGGGCAGCCTGCTTAGCGGTGCCGGCGGTGGCGCCTTGGCCGCGGGCGCCATGGGTTTGCTGTTGGGCAACAAGAGTGCGCGCAAGCTGGGCGGTAAGGCGCTGACTTACGGCGGCTTGGCCGCGCTCGGTGTCATCGCCTACAAGGCCTACGGCAACTGGCAAGCGCAGCAAGCAAATGCGCCGCAAGGCGAACCGCAGACCCTGGATCGCCTGCCGGCGCCGCAGGTTGAGCAGCATAGCCAGGCGATTCTCAAGGCCTTGGTGGCGGCGGCCAAGGCCGATGGCCATGTCGATGCCCGCGAGCGGCAACTGATCGAGGGTGAGCTGAGCAAGCTGACCCATGACCAAGAGTTGCAACGCTGGCTGGAGACCGAGCTAAACAAACCGCTCGATCCGGTCGACGTGGCGCGCGCCGCGCAGACTCCGGAGATGGCCGCGGAAATGTACCTGGCTAGCCTCTTGATGGTGGATGAGGAGCACTTTATGGAGCGCGCCTACCTCGATGAATTGGCGCGCCAGTTGAAGCTGGAACCCGGCCTTAAAACTGAGCTGGAAAACCAGGCGCGGCAGGCGCTGCAGTCGCCCGTTTAG
- a CDS encoding chemotaxis protein CheW, whose translation MLDYAPSLMTEEGAQQVDDCWNRIGIRGDKSCPQLVEHIHCRNCAVYSAAATRLLDRYALHQDDSRVAEQSLPEPVTATCSMLIFRLGEEWLGLATRSLVEVSPLAAIHSLPHQRSRALLGVVNVRGALVACLSLVELLGLDSTPAVAAQGRKMPRMLIIGGQGGHVVAPVDEVDGIHALEQRSLAAATKTSTLAAAKYTRGVIQWRGRSIRLLDDEQLLLAVTRSLT comes from the coding sequence ATGCTTGATTACGCCCCGTCGCTGATGACGGAAGAGGGTGCGCAGCAAGTCGACGACTGCTGGAACCGCATCGGCATTCGCGGCGACAAATCCTGCCCGCAGCTGGTCGAGCACATTCATTGCCGCAACTGTGCGGTGTATTCCGCTGCGGCGACCCGACTGCTCGATCGTTACGCGCTGCATCAGGATGACAGCCGAGTAGCCGAGCAAAGCCTGCCGGAGCCCGTCACCGCTACCTGCTCGATGCTGATTTTCCGCCTCGGTGAGGAGTGGCTGGGCCTGGCGACCCGTAGCCTGGTAGAGGTCTCGCCACTGGCGGCGATCCACTCGTTGCCGCACCAGCGCTCACGTGCCTTGCTGGGGGTCGTCAATGTGCGCGGCGCGTTGGTGGCGTGCCTGTCGCTGGTCGAACTGCTCGGGCTGGACAGCACCCCAGCTGTTGCGGCGCAGGGGCGGAAGATGCCGCGAATGCTGATCATCGGTGGGCAGGGCGGACATGTAGTGGCCCCGGTCGATGAGGTGGACGGGATTCATGCGCTGGAGCAGAGGAGCTTGGCCGCAGCGACGAAAACCAGCACCTTGGCGGCGGCAAAATATACCCGTGGCGTCATCCAGTGGCGTGGTCGCAGTATCCGCTTGCTGGATGACGAACAACTCCTGCTGGCGGTGACGCGGAGCCTTACATGA
- a CDS encoding CheR family methyltransferase has product MSGDERFERVLKEQIGLDAGCVGPAAIARAVSQRSAMLAARNADEYWTRLHGSAEELQALIELVIVPETWFFRYPESFATLGKLAFQRLADLNGARPLRILSLPCSTGEEPYSIAMGLLDAAIPAQLFQIDALDVSPISIERAKRAIYGKNSFRGAALEFRARHFSAVADGYALAEQVGRQVRFQCGNLLDPGLLAGEPAYDFVFCRNLLIYFDLATQEAALEVLKRLTRSDGVVFIGPAEASLLSRLGMQSLGVPLSFAFRHSRVTPGTAAPSQSPLSPRPPVRPAPEPLRRRSEALARPAPARRQPLLDSQRPADAVADQAVEQLQAIAGLANAGRVDEARQRCVDYLAQQGPAADAFYWLGLLSDAEGQPLDALGFYRKALYLQPQHQEALAHLAALLAAQGDAAGARRLQDRAARGVSKDA; this is encoded by the coding sequence ATGAGCGGTGACGAGCGCTTCGAACGTGTCCTTAAAGAACAGATCGGGCTCGATGCCGGCTGCGTCGGCCCTGCGGCCATCGCCCGGGCCGTCAGTCAGCGCAGCGCCATGCTGGCTGCGCGCAACGCCGACGAGTACTGGACGCGGCTGCACGGCTCGGCCGAGGAGCTGCAGGCGCTGATCGAGCTGGTGATAGTTCCCGAGACCTGGTTTTTCCGCTATCCGGAGTCTTTTGCGACCCTTGGAAAGCTGGCATTTCAGCGCCTCGCGGACCTCAACGGCGCCCGCCCGCTGCGAATTCTCAGTCTGCCGTGCTCAACCGGCGAGGAGCCTTATTCGATTGCCATGGGGCTGCTGGATGCGGCCATCCCGGCGCAGCTGTTTCAGATCGATGCGCTGGATGTCAGCCCGATCTCGATCGAGCGGGCCAAACGCGCCATCTACGGCAAGAACTCCTTTCGCGGCGCCGCGCTCGAGTTTCGTGCTCGGCATTTCTCGGCGGTCGCGGACGGTTATGCTCTCGCGGAACAGGTCGGCCGCCAGGTGCGCTTCCAGTGCGGCAATTTGCTCGATCCTGGCTTACTCGCCGGCGAGCCGGCCTATGACTTTGTGTTCTGCCGGAACCTGCTGATCTATTTCGATCTGGCGACCCAGGAGGCGGCGCTGGAAGTGCTCAAGCGTCTGACTCGTAGCGATGGCGTAGTGTTTATCGGCCCGGCGGAGGCCAGCCTGCTTTCGCGGCTGGGCATGCAGTCGCTCGGTGTGCCACTGTCGTTCGCCTTCAGGCACTCGCGCGTAACGCCGGGCACGGCGGCGCCGAGCCAGAGCCCACTGTCGCCGCGTCCGCCCGTTCGGCCGGCGCCTGAGCCGCTGCGGCGACGGAGCGAAGCCTTGGCGCGGCCAGCCCCTGCGCGCCGCCAGCCTTTGCTCGACAGCCAACGCCCGGCCGACGCTGTGGCGGATCAGGCTGTCGAGCAGCTGCAGGCGATCGCCGGCCTGGCCAATGCGGGGCGGGTCGATGAAGCACGGCAGCGCTGCGTGGACTATCTCGCGCAGCAGGGGCCGGCCGCCGATGCCTTTTACTGGTTGGGTCTACTCAGCGATGCCGAAGGCCAGCCGCTCGACGCCCTGGGCTTTTACCGCAAGGCGCTGTATTTGCAGCCGCAACATCAGGAAGCCTTGGCCCATCTGGCTGCGCTGCTTGCCGCTCAGGGCGATGCGGCGGGTGCGCGGCGGCTGCAGGACAGGGCCGCGCGTGGAGTGAGCAAAGATGCTTGA
- a CDS encoding chemotaxis response regulator protein-glutamate methylesterase: MRIGIVNDLPMAVEALRRALAFEPAHQIAWVASNGAEAVELCAVRTPDVVLMDLIMPVMDGVEATRRIMAQSPCAILLVTVDINRNLHRVFEAMGHGALDVVATPALGSGNAQEAAAPLLRKIYNIGWLIGPRENRARAAPAPVLQAEPKHRLVAIGASAGGPAALEQLLKGIPAGFSAAIVLVQHVDEVFAAGMAEWLSSESGLPVRLAHDGEPPQAGVVSLAGTNNHIRLLKNGNLAYTAEPSHYAYRPSIDVFFESVAAFWTGEAVGVLLTGMGRDGAQGLKLMRERGFLTIAQDQQSCAVYGMPKAAADIDAAAEIRPLGEIAPRLARFFA; the protein is encoded by the coding sequence ATGAGAATCGGCATCGTTAATGACCTGCCTATGGCGGTCGAGGCTCTGCGTCGGGCGCTGGCCTTCGAGCCGGCGCATCAGATCGCTTGGGTCGCGAGCAATGGTGCCGAAGCGGTCGAGCTGTGCGCCGTGCGGACACCCGATGTGGTGCTGATGGACCTGATCATGCCGGTCATGGATGGTGTCGAGGCGACCCGGCGGATCATGGCGCAATCCCCCTGCGCGATCCTGCTGGTGACCGTCGACATCAACCGGAACTTGCATCGGGTGTTCGAGGCCATGGGCCATGGGGCGCTGGATGTGGTCGCTACCCCGGCACTTGGCTCTGGTAATGCCCAGGAAGCCGCCGCGCCGCTACTGCGCAAGATTTATAACATCGGCTGGCTGATCGGCCCGCGCGAAAACCGCGCGCGCGCGGCTCCCGCACCGGTGCTACAGGCCGAGCCTAAGCACCGGCTGGTGGCGATCGGAGCCTCCGCGGGTGGTCCGGCGGCTCTGGAGCAGTTGCTCAAGGGCATACCGGCAGGCTTTTCTGCGGCCATTGTGCTGGTGCAGCACGTCGATGAGGTCTTTGCCGCAGGCATGGCCGAATGGCTGAGCAGTGAGTCAGGCTTGCCGGTGCGCCTGGCCCACGACGGTGAACCGCCGCAAGCGGGTGTGGTGTCGCTTGCGGGAACCAACAACCACATCCGGCTGCTGAAAAACGGCAACTTGGCCTACACAGCGGAGCCGAGCCACTATGCCTACCGCCCGTCCATCGATGTGTTCTTCGAGAGCGTGGCGGCCTTCTGGACCGGAGAGGCAGTTGGCGTGCTACTGACCGGTATGGGTCGCGATGGTGCGCAAGGGCTCAAACTGATGCGCGAACGTGGCTTTCTCACCATCGCCCAGGATCAGCAGAGCTGTGCCGTCTATGGCATGCCCAAAGCCGCGGCGGATATCGATGCTGCCGCCGAGATCCGCCCCCTCGGCGAGATTGCGCCGAGGCTCGCACGCTTTTTTGCCTGA
- a CDS encoding chemotaxis protein CheW yields MKKLFLLFRIGADRYALDACEVVEVLPLLRLKQIPEAPHWVAGVFAHRGMLVPVLDLSALTFAQPAAARTSTRIVLVHYRAGDDGQGHPLGLILEQVTDTLRCNPGDFRDYGLDNQGAPYLGPVFEGARGLVQWIRVQQLLPAAVRAILFPPATLAEQRGEVGL; encoded by the coding sequence ATGAAGAAGCTGTTCCTGCTGTTCAGGATCGGTGCCGATCGCTATGCACTGGACGCCTGTGAGGTGGTAGAGGTGCTGCCGCTGCTGCGCCTGAAGCAGATTCCGGAGGCGCCGCACTGGGTGGCTGGAGTCTTCGCCCATCGCGGCATGCTGGTGCCGGTACTCGACCTCAGCGCGCTGACCTTCGCTCAGCCGGCTGCAGCGCGTACCAGCACGCGGATCGTCCTGGTTCACTACCGCGCCGGGGATGATGGTCAGGGGCATCCGCTCGGGTTGATCCTGGAGCAGGTGACCGACACCTTGCGCTGCAACCCAGGCGACTTTCGTGACTATGGTCTGGACAATCAGGGCGCGCCTTACCTCGGCCCGGTGTTCGAGGGCGCGCGAGGGCTGGTGCAATGGATTCGCGTGCAACAGTTGCTGCCCGCTGCCGTGCGGGCAATCCTGTTTCCGCCGGCGACGCTTGCTGAGCAGCGGGGCGAGGTCGGGCTATGA
- a CDS encoding diguanylate cyclase yields the protein MTTDEHAVMVLLVDDQAMIGEAVRRELASETNIDFHFCSDPHQAIAVAVQIRPTVILQDLVMPGLDGLSLVREYRKHPATRDIPIIVLSTKEESQVKSAAFGAGANDYLVKLPDAIELVARIRYHSRSYLMLLQRDEAYRALRESQQQLLDTNLVLQRLMNSDGLTGLSNRRHFDEYLEMEWRRALREQCQLSLLMIDVDYFKDFNDGFGHLAGDEALRKVAIAIRAGGIRPADLPARYGGEEFAMVLPSTSPGGARLVAEKIRLAVEALQIPHASPVPDSCLTASVGVATLTPKQGESFRLLIQAADQGLYLAKRNGRNQVGSI from the coding sequence ATGACAACAGATGAACATGCCGTGATGGTGCTCCTGGTGGATGATCAGGCCATGATTGGCGAGGCGGTCCGGCGCGAGCTAGCGAGTGAAACGAATATCGACTTTCACTTCTGTTCCGACCCGCACCAGGCCATTGCCGTGGCAGTGCAGATCAGACCCACGGTGATCCTGCAGGACCTGGTGATGCCGGGTCTGGATGGCTTGTCGTTGGTGCGTGAATACCGTAAGCATCCAGCGACACGCGATATCCCGATCATTGTTCTGTCGACCAAAGAAGAGTCTCAAGTGAAGAGCGCCGCGTTCGGCGCGGGTGCCAATGACTACTTGGTCAAACTGCCGGACGCCATCGAGTTGGTCGCGCGTATCCGCTACCACTCGCGTTCCTACCTGATGCTGCTGCAGCGCGATGAGGCCTATCGGGCACTGCGTGAGAGTCAGCAGCAGTTGCTGGATACCAACCTGGTGCTGCAGCGCCTGATGAACTCGGATGGCCTGACCGGGCTGTCGAACCGTCGACACTTCGACGAGTACCTGGAGATGGAGTGGCGTCGTGCGCTACGCGAACAGTGTCAGCTGTCCTTGCTGATGATCGATGTCGATTACTTCAAGGACTTCAACGACGGCTTCGGTCACCTGGCCGGTGATGAGGCGTTGCGTAAAGTGGCTATTGCCATTCGCGCAGGAGGTATCCGCCCCGCCGATCTGCCGGCGCGTTACGGTGGCGAGGAGTTCGCCATGGTGCTACCTAGCACTTCGCCTGGCGGTGCGCGGTTGGTGGCGGAAAAAATCCGTCTCGCCGTGGAGGCCCTGCAGATCCCCCATGCCTCACCGGTCCCCGACTCGTGTCTGACTGCGAGCGTCGGGGTTGCGACCCTGACGCCTAAGCAGGGTGAGTCCTTTCGGCTGCTGATCCAGGCGGCGGATCAGGGGCTGTACCTGGCCAAGCGCAACGGTCGTAATCAGGTCGGCTCAATCTAA
- a CDS encoding GMC family oxidoreductase, translated as MQQPAGSYDYIVVGAGPAGCLLANRLSADPAIRVLLLEAGGRDNYPWIHIPVGYLFCIGNPRTDWCLKTEAEPGLHGRTLSYPRGKVLGGSSSINGMIYMRGQARDYDQWAAQGNPGWAWQDVLPLFMRSENHYAGESAIHGASGEWRVEQQRLSWGILDAFRQAAGETGIAAIDDFNGGDNEGCGYFQVNQRSGVRWNAAKAFLRGIRQRSNLTVLTGAEASRVVLEQGRASAVLVRWQGREQSFAARREIILCAGAIGSPTLLQRSGIGPRALLERSGIGVRHALPGVGGNLQDHLQLRLIYRVSGISTLNQRVGSLWGKLHMGLEYLLRRSGPLAMAPSQLGAFARSDPQQPSANLEYHVQPLSLERFGEPLHTFPAFTASVCNLRPQSRGRVEIRSADPLAPPLIQPNYLSHAEDLQVAADSIRLTRRIVAAPALARYQPEEYAPGLAYQSEEDLQRAAGAIGTTIFHPVGTCKMGNDPQAVVDAQLRVHGIPGLRVADASIMPTIVSGNTCSPTLMIAEKAAELILAEARRTARESVTQNAVGLPQGG; from the coding sequence ATGCAGCAACCCGCTGGCTCATACGATTACATCGTGGTCGGTGCCGGCCCGGCCGGCTGCCTGCTGGCGAATAGGCTGTCAGCCGACCCGGCGATCCGGGTGCTGCTGCTCGAAGCCGGTGGGCGCGACAACTACCCGTGGATTCATATTCCCGTCGGCTATTTGTTCTGCATCGGTAACCCCCGCACCGACTGGTGCCTGAAAACCGAAGCCGAACCGGGTTTGCACGGCCGGACGCTGAGTTATCCGCGCGGCAAGGTGCTGGGTGGTAGTTCATCGATCAACGGCATGATCTATATGCGCGGTCAGGCGCGGGACTACGATCAATGGGCGGCGCAGGGTAACCCTGGTTGGGCCTGGCAAGACGTGCTGCCGTTGTTCATGCGCAGCGAGAATCACTATGCCGGCGAATCCGCTATCCATGGCGCCAGCGGCGAATGGCGCGTCGAGCAGCAGCGGTTGTCCTGGGGCATTCTCGATGCCTTTCGCCAAGCGGCGGGGGAGACGGGAATCGCTGCGATCGACGACTTCAATGGCGGCGACAATGAAGGCTGCGGCTATTTCCAGGTCAACCAGCGCAGTGGTGTGCGTTGGAATGCCGCCAAGGCGTTTCTGCGTGGTATTCGCCAGCGCAGCAATCTGACCGTGCTGACGGGAGCCGAAGCCAGTCGCGTAGTGCTCGAACAGGGGCGCGCCAGTGCCGTGCTGGTGCGCTGGCAAGGCCGTGAGCAGTCATTCGCGGCGCGCCGCGAGATCATTTTGTGTGCTGGAGCGATTGGCTCGCCAACGCTGTTGCAGCGTTCGGGTATCGGCCCCAGGGCTTTACTCGAGCGCTCGGGCATCGGCGTGCGGCATGCGTTGCCCGGCGTTGGTGGGAACCTGCAGGATCACCTGCAACTGCGCCTGATCTACCGGGTTAGCGGTATTTCGACCTTGAACCAGCGGGTTGGCAGCCTGTGGGGCAAACTGCACATGGGCCTGGAGTATCTGCTCCGCCGCAGTGGCCCGCTGGCGATGGCGCCGAGCCAGTTGGGCGCTTTTGCCCGTTCCGACCCGCAGCAGCCGTCGGCCAACCTCGAATACCACGTGCAGCCGCTGTCATTGGAGCGCTTCGGCGAGCCGCTGCATACTTTTCCGGCGTTTACCGCTTCTGTCTGCAACCTGCGTCCGCAGAGCCGGGGGCGGGTGGAAATACGCTCGGCTGACCCGCTGGCACCACCACTGATTCAACCCAACTACCTCAGTCACGCGGAGGATTTGCAAGTGGCGGCAGATTCGATCCGCCTGACGAGGAGAATCGTCGCCGCCCCGGCCTTGGCTCGTTATCAGCCTGAAGAATATGCGCCGGGTCTGGCCTATCAGAGTGAAGAGGATCTGCAACGGGCCGCCGGAGCTATCGGCACGACGATTTTTCATCCGGTCGGCACCTGCAAGATGGGCAACGATCCGCAAGCGGTGGTCGATGCCCAGTTGCGTGTACATGGCATCCCGGGCCTGCGCGTGGCCGATGCGTCGATCATGCCGACGATTGTCTCGGGCAATACTTGTTCGCCGACATTGATGATCGCGGAAAAAGCCGCCGAACTGATTTTGGCCGAAGCTCGGCGCACGGCTCGCGAGTCGGTCACCCAGAACGCGGTGGGCCTGCCGCAGGGGGGCTGA
- a CDS encoding hybrid sensor histidine kinase/response regulator, which translates to MTPDQMRDASLQELFRLEAEAQTQVLSDGLLALERNPAQAEQLEACMRAAHSLKGAARIVGIDSGVRVAHVMEDCLVAAQEGRLYLLPEHIDGLLSGSDLLLRIASSPAGEVGPADIEAFMVRLEAMLPPAASAARVVLPAAEPGPAAPVLPAAPELDMLLPELSRSENRPAESAERVLRVTAERLNSLLDLSSKSLVGTQRLKPFLGSLQRIKRRQSGVDRALDTVQQALKDAGFELQTQALLADARRLLGESQQMLSEQTAELDEFGWHAAQRAQRLYDTALACRMRPFTDVLVGQARMVRDLGRSLGKQVRLEIEGETTQVDREILEKLEAPLVHLLRNAVDHGVELPEVRLLAGKPVEGVISLKARHQAGMLVLELSDDGAGVDLQRLREAIIQRQLAPAETTAQLSEAELLSFLFLPGFSMRARVTEVSGRGVGLDAVQHMVRQLHGGIQVRQIRGQGSHFHLEVPLTLSVVRSLVVEIGGEAYAFPMAHIERMRELDAQDIVQLEGRQHFWHEGRHVGLVSASQLLQRPDGKLAPASLPVVVIREREAVYGLAVERIIGERTLVVLPLDPRLGKVQDISAGAVLADGSPVLILDVEDMLRSVEKLLSTGRLERIDRSGRQASVVARKRILVVDDSLTVRELERKLLLGRGYDVTVAVDGMDGWNALRSEHFDLLITDIDMPRMDGIELVTLVRRDNHLQSLPVMVVSYKDREEDRRRGLDAGADYYLAKASFHDEALLDAVVVLIGEAL; encoded by the coding sequence ATGACCCCGGATCAAATGCGCGATGCCTCGCTGCAGGAGCTATTCCGTCTGGAGGCTGAGGCGCAAACCCAGGTGCTTAGCGACGGTCTTCTGGCCCTGGAGCGCAACCCTGCGCAGGCCGAGCAACTGGAAGCCTGCATGCGTGCGGCCCACTCGCTGAAAGGCGCCGCGCGGATTGTCGGTATCGACTCCGGAGTGCGCGTGGCGCATGTCATGGAGGATTGCCTGGTCGCAGCCCAGGAGGGGCGCCTGTATCTGCTGCCCGAACATATCGATGGCTTGTTGTCTGGCAGTGACTTGCTGCTGCGCATCGCCAGTTCGCCGGCTGGCGAGGTTGGACCGGCGGACATCGAGGCTTTTATGGTGCGCTTGGAGGCGATGCTGCCGCCCGCTGCGTCAGCCGCTCGGGTTGTGCTGCCAGCCGCTGAGCCTGGGCCCGCCGCCCCCGTGCTGCCGGCTGCGCCAGAGCTGGACATGCTTCTGCCGGAGCTGTCGCGCAGCGAGAACCGCCCGGCGGAGAGCGCTGAGCGGGTGCTGCGGGTCACGGCTGAGCGACTCAACAGCCTGCTCGATCTGTCCAGCAAGTCGTTGGTCGGCACGCAGCGGCTCAAGCCGTTCCTCGGCTCGCTGCAGCGGATCAAGCGTAGGCAGAGCGGCGTCGACAGGGCGCTCGACACGGTCCAGCAAGCGCTGAAAGATGCTGGCTTCGAGTTGCAGACGCAAGCGTTGCTGGCGGATGCGCGACGGCTGCTCGGCGAGTCACAGCAGATGCTCAGCGAGCAGACTGCCGAACTGGACGAGTTCGGCTGGCACGCCGCTCAGCGCGCCCAGCGGCTCTACGACACTGCATTGGCTTGCCGCATGCGCCCCTTTACCGATGTGCTGGTCGGTCAGGCACGGATGGTCCGTGACCTCGGGCGTTCGCTGGGCAAACAGGTGCGTCTGGAGATAGAAGGGGAGACGACCCAGGTCGACCGCGAGATCCTGGAGAAGCTTGAAGCGCCGTTGGTTCACCTGCTGCGCAACGCTGTCGATCATGGGGTGGAACTGCCCGAGGTGCGCCTGCTGGCGGGCAAGCCTGTCGAGGGCGTGATTAGCCTCAAGGCCCGCCATCAAGCGGGCATGCTGGTGCTCGAACTGTCCGATGATGGCGCCGGTGTCGATCTGCAACGCCTGCGCGAAGCGATCATTCAACGCCAGCTCGCGCCTGCGGAAACCACCGCGCAGTTGAGCGAGGCAGAGCTGCTGAGCTTCCTGTTTCTGCCGGGCTTCAGCATGCGCGCGCGAGTGACTGAGGTCTCCGGGCGGGGGGTTGGCCTCGATGCGGTACAGCATATGGTTCGCCAGTTGCATGGCGGGATACAGGTCCGGCAGATACGGGGGCAGGGCAGCCATTTCCACCTGGAGGTGCCGCTGACGCTCTCGGTGGTGCGTAGCCTGGTGGTCGAGATCGGCGGCGAGGCCTATGCCTTTCCGATGGCGCATATCGAACGGATGCGCGAGCTGGACGCGCAGGACATCGTGCAGTTGGAAGGGCGCCAGCATTTCTGGCACGAAGGGCGGCATGTCGGTCTGGTATCGGCCAGTCAGCTGCTGCAGCGCCCGGACGGCAAACTGGCGCCAGCATCGCTCCCGGTGGTGGTCATTCGCGAGCGTGAGGCGGTTTATGGGCTGGCCGTCGAGCGCATCATCGGCGAGCGCACGCTGGTGGTTCTGCCGCTCGATCCGCGCTTGGGCAAAGTGCAGGACATCTCCGCTGGCGCGGTACTCGCCGATGGCTCACCGGTGCTGATTCTGGATGTCGAAGACATGCTGCGCTCGGTCGAGAAGCTGCTCAGCACCGGCCGGCTCGAACGAATCGATCGCAGCGGTCGGCAGGCCAGCGTGGTCGCGCGCAAGCGCATCCTGGTGGTCGATGACTCGCTGACGGTGCGTGAGCTGGAGCGCAAGCTGTTGCTCGGTCGTGGTTATGACGTGACGGTTGCGGTGGATGGCATGGATGGCTGGAATGCCTTGCGTTCGGAGCACTTCGATCTGCTGATCACTGACATCGACATGCCGCGCATGGACGGTATCGAACTGGTCACCCTGGTCCGTCGCGACAACCATCTACAATCCCTGCCGGTGATGGTGGTGTCCTACAAGGATCGTGAAGAGGATCGCCGCCGGGGACTGGATGCCGGCGCCGACTACTACTTGGCCAAGGCCAGCTTCCACGACGAAGCCTTGCTCGATGCGGTGGTGGTGCTAATTGGAGAGGCCCTATGA